Part of the candidate division KSB1 bacterium genome is shown below.
CGAGCTAAGGCCGAGGAGCTGAAAATCGATGACAATTTCCATGAAAATTATGATATTCACATTCACATCCCAGCCGGTGCCATTCCTAAGGATGGTCCCTCCGCTGGCGTGACATTATACACGGCCCTGTTATCTCTGCTCACTGGGAGAAAGGTCCGAAGCGATGTGGCGCTAACAGGGGAGATCACGCTGCGAGGGCTAGTGTTGCCAGTGGGTGGGATTAAAGAGAAAGTGTTGGCTGCGCATCGTGCTGGAATTCGCACCGTCGCGCTGCCGAAGAAAAACGAGAAAGACCTGGTAGAAATTCCTGACCAGATTCGAAAAGAAATGAATTTCGTCTTCCTCGAAAAAATGAGCGAAATTGAAGAGCTTATGCTGGAGAAAGAAGAGCAGCCGAAAATGGCGCTTAGCGCAGCCGGCTAAACGGACTCTTAGCGCACTGAACTCTGCTGAAAGAACAGTTCCCTCTGGATAACATCCATCGTCGTGCAGAGAAAGAGTTAATTCATTACTGGAAATTACAATCGCTATCTCAAATGTTCCTCAGCGGAGCAAATTTCTAAGCATACTAGTGAAGCTGTATTTTGCCCATAGAGCCATAGCTCTATGGGCTTCCTTTGTCTTAATAAGCCAATGGGTGAATTTTGATGACGAAGAAGATCTTTATATGACCGAATTTTGTCATGAGCAAGTCAATCCAGAAAAAAGATTGCCGAAAGCATTCCTGCATAAAATATCCAGAATTACTTTCCCAGGTCAAATCAATAGATCCATTCGTCTTTTTCTTGATTCCATCCCGCATTCATCAGAGCGCGATTCCTTTTAAATTTTTGCGGTGCATGTCTCGTTAGAAATTCATTCTGATTTTCGCTCTAATAAAACGACCACTTCGCAATGAGCGGTGTGGGGGAACATGTCGATCGGCTGGATTTTGCTGATTTGATAATTGCGGTCATTCACCATTGCTTTCAGGTCGCGGGCTAACGACGCAGGATTGCAAGATACGTAGATAATCTTGTTTGGCTGTAATTGAATGACTTTTTCTGGTAATTTTGGATGCATCCCGGAGCGCGGCGGATCGATGATCACCGTGGTAGGCCGACCATGAACCTGCATAAATTTGGCAGGATCTGCTAATTGATCCTTCAGATCCCCTTGGATAAAATCACAATTGTTCACCGAATTGAGTTGGCAGTTGATCAGGGCATCCTGAATCGCTTGAGGCACCAATTCTATTCCGATCACCCGCTGGACCAACGAGGCAATAAAAATGGCAATGCCCCCACCGCCGCTGTACAGATCATAAACGATATGATGATCTTCGAATTGGCCCCAATCTGCGATAAGCTGATACATACGTTCTGCTTGTCGAGTATTCGTTTGAAAAAACGAATTGGCAGAAATTCGGTAACGCCGATCCCCCAGCCATTCTTCGATATACCCAGGGCCAAAGAGAATATGCTCTTCATCACCAAATGCGATTTGCGCTTTTTTTCGGTTAATATTATGAACCATTGTGGTGATGAACGGAAATGCACGGGATAGCTCTTGCGCTAATTGTTCAATCAAGCGGGTCCCATTAGGATTTTCTGCGGTAACCAGGTTCACCATCATCTGGCCTGTTCGTTTCGATTGTCTGATGACCAAAAACCGCCAAAAACCGCGATGATCGCTGGTGCAATAGGCGGGAATTCCGCTCTCACGGGCATAGACTTTCACAGCATTCAGCACTTTGTTGCTTTGTTCAGATAACAATAAGCATTCGTCAATATCCAAGACTTTATCATAATAGCGTGGTACGTGAAGTCCTAACGCGAAATTCTTTTCAATTGGATGGCCAGATTGAATTTCTGTCTCCATGAGCCAGCGCTGTCGTGCAAATGAAAATTCCATTTTATTCCGATAATAATACAGATCAGGAGAGGGGAATGTAGGTAACACATCAAAGTTAGTGAATCCGCCGATATGAATGAGGCTATCCACTACCTGGCAATGTTTTTGGGCAAGCTGTTGCTGATAATCCAGATTCTGAAATAAACAGCCGCCACATACACCAAAGTAACGGCATGGCGGTGGTATTTCAAATGGAGAATGCATGAGGATTTTTAAAAGCTTTGCCTCAGCAAAATTCTTTTTGGAGCGAACGATCTGAGCCTCTACGCGTTGCCCTGGCAGCCCTCGATCTACAAAAATTGTGTAGCCGTCATGATGAGCAACAGCCTGACCACCGAATGCGATAGACTCCAGATTCAATTCTACAATCGCTCGTCGTTTCAATTCTGGCATAATGAATTCTATTGTTTCAAACTGAGACAACGTATTTGTCTGAGACAGAGAGATACATCAAACTCCGCTGCTTTTGTTTTAGTGCCAATTGCGATAACTCTAAAACATCCCGAGATTAATCTCCATTCCGATAACTTCAAATAATCGCCCAAATCTTGGCATATGATTTGTTTCATTTAAAAGCGAGTTAATAAATCACCAAATCGATGCTCTGAATCGTTCCAGTGAAGTCAGGTTATTATGCAGAGGAGGTACCCGATTTAAAAAATCCAACCTAAAACAGCACATTTGACCCGAATACTGCTGTTCCGCAATACGACAATGGGTTCTCAGCAAACAGATATTTCACTTTCCTTCCTAGTTTTTGAGAACCCATTTTTTTGTCCAGCCGATATCACCCATGCTCTCTCTTTTGAAGCAATCGTTTTCGATTTCATCGATTGATATTTGTTGCCCTCTCGACGACTTCCAATTTCTATCGAGCGATGACCAATTTTCCGACGAATTCGTCCTTTAAAATTCGTTCACCAGTTCGGGCCGTAGCTGCAATTTGATAGAGATAAACCCCATTGGCCAAAGGATCGCCATCTCGGTCGTGGCCATCCCAAAATACCTGATTAAGCCCGGCATCGCATGAGAGATCGGAGATGGTTTGAATTAACCTACCAGCGATGGTATAAATCCTAATCCGACACTGCGAAGGATGACTTAACGAGAACAAAAATGTTGTGCCAGTTGTGAATGGATTGGGATAATTATAAACGTTGGAGATTTTCAATTGATCGTTTGAGATCACAGTGAAGCCAATTGAAGCGACTGAGGAGTTATTAAAGTTATCCCAAGCTTTGACGCGCACTTTATGTTCCCCTGGTTCAAGGCCAACATGTTGGATGAGATTATTGTTTGAATCATACGAATTGCTCTTATAGCTGGTCAAAGGATACCGGATCTTTCCCGCTTTGAAATTGTCCTCGTAATAGTTGAATTGGTCTGTTAAAATTATCTCATTATCGTCGCGATCATCAATAACCATGGTAATATGATGTCCAATGTCTCCCGCAATATTGACGCCGCTCACGCTATCAGCGATCTCAATTTCAAGGATCGCATCTTGGGGAATATAGCTTCCATCACTTAATAAGCCACCAGCAACTCTGATTTTAATGATCGGGCCTTCAATATCTCGCAGTGCTGAAGTTCCGCCGACTGGGATATTCTCCCGATAGGCTGCGCCATGCTGTTGTTCATTTGCGAAGTAAATGCTGATTCTCCCATTTGTCCCCCCATAAGAGATATCTTTTGGCACCATAAAACGGGCGGCCAATTCGCCTTGATTGACATTTACGATGCCTCGGAAAATGGTTCGACCTGGTGCGATATAAGGGATTTGGCTGCCAAATGGCGTTTGATAGATTTTGATGCTTTGAGAATCGAAAATTTTTAGCAATGCCTTGCCAGAGAACTTTTGTGCTCCCGGCTTGCCTGTCGTCGCTTGACCGCGAATGATGATCTCGCTCAATGCCTTGAGGGTATCGGGCTGCATGGAGGCGATATTTCCGATCAGTATCGGTTTTGCCAAACGCATAGTCGGATCGCCATATAAGTGGTATTTCTGGTCATTGATGGTGCTGAAGTTGTTGATTTTGGCGCGAATTAGAGCCACACCTAACCTTTCAGTTGGGCCATATGGATTGCTGAACAACTGTTGATAAAATCTCTTGTTCAGCTCAGTGTTATCACTGGCATAAGCCAAACGAGCAGAAGTCATGAAAGCAATTCCACCCCTTCGTTTTGTTACAAAGAGCTTTTCAGCCGTTCCCCGCTCCATTGGATCATCAAATCGGCCGAAATCGCAGGTCGCTGCAACCCAAAGTGGCAACTTATCATCATTCTGTATCAAGTCGACATCGCGATTGTCCAACAGAACGCGTTCGTCAGCCCAGATGGTGGGAGCGCCATGACCTACATAATTTACAATCAGTGTCCCTTTATTCAGACGGTCCAATAAGGCTGCTGTGGCCGCTGGCTTGCGAAAACCAGAGAATGCGGGTTCTCGAATCGCTGGGTACTCGATCAGATAGATTTTTTCTTTGTTCAATGATTTTGGGATGGTCACTTCCATGATGGTTTCGGCATCCCGCGTATGCATCACTTCATTCTGACTTTGCGAATTATGATACTCATCATCCGCCACCATGGTCACGATATTTCGCCAGTCCTCCACCGGAATCTCCTGATCTGGCTGCCAGTAAGGTAAAGTTTCATAGCGGAGGATTTTTTCGACCACATTCTGAGTTTCTTCGACCGATTGCACTGGAAATCGCCCAATTGCCAGGTCTGGATGATTATCATCTCCGCTCACTAACACAAAAAATTCATCCATCGTTCGATTAGAATTTTCATCAAGCTCCGCTGTCTGATAGGTCGGGATCCAATTTCGATCTAGATTGCTTTTGATGTTCTTGTAATCATAATCCCCATCTCCGCAAAGCAAAACATAGCGCGGAGAAGGCGTCCAATTGTCATAAGCATACTTGATGAAATCCCGTATGGCTATGGGGTCAAACAAGCCCCAAGAGAATTCGTGATAAACATCTGTTATTCTGACTACAAAAGTTTTTAAGCTATCAAAGGTTTCACGATGATACTTGAGTGGAAGCACGGCATCGTAAAAATCATCATGAGTGATAATGATAAAATCTGCTCCCTCCACCGAATTTCGCAGATTGGCTGATGTTACTGGTTGAATTCTTGTTGGCTGCAACCATGCTTCAGGTGTCGCCGCGAAGTAATCTCGGCGCGGCAATCCCGTACTTGCATCGCCAAAAGTAATAGTGCCAGAGCCAATAACGGCGTCGGCGATCATCTGAACATTGAATGGATCGGTAATGTCATAAACTTCAATCTGATTGTTTTTGAAATTGGAGATCTGGTATAATTGAGGAGCTTCGCCAACCTGGTTGAACATAAGCGAGTTATCCCGAGCAATGAATTGTCTTTTATATTGAATCTCAAACCAATCCACATAACTCTGGCTCTCAGCCGCACTTCCATTATAAGTGATTTTCAGGGTATTGACTCCATTGGCCGCCAAGGGGACGGTCGCTTGAGCTTCGAACGCCCGCAGCGTGTAACTCCCATAGAATGAAAAGTTGCCGAGCAATTGATTATTGAGCGTCACACTGAAACTGTGATTCCCAGGTGTGATGCCGAGCAGTTGGATTTTGAAGTAGACATTGTTTTCACTGGTTGCTGGGTCAGGCAGGAATACGCTATAACTTTGTTGAGCGCTCTGGCCGAGCATCTGACGACCGAACCAATTGATCCCAGATTTGAGGTAATTGACTGACTCATCTTCATTGAAAAAGCGTCCAGTAAAATAGGGAGCTGGGGTAGCTCCAGCCAGAGCAACCGACGGCTTCATCGCCATCCGTTTCCCAAGCCTATTCCCCCAGTTTAACCAATAAATATTTTCTGTGGTGTAGTGGTTGATATAGTGCTGATAAAAACTGGGCTTGCTATCGAGCCGATCCCATCCATTCACCGCCTTCCCGTAAAATAAAATATAATCGTCTTTATCGAATTTACCATTGCCATTAAGATCAACCACCCGAATGGCGTGTTCAATTAAACTATCGGGACGCCATTCCTTTAGGCTTTGGGGCAGTTCGCGCCCCCCATTATTGAAAATTTTAATGGTTTCTGGTTGGATAGCGCTGATGTTTACTCCTTGTTTCGCTAAATCATCACCGCTAATTTTATATAACCCATCCTGTTTAATAGTAATTTTATACAAATTCTCAGCCGGAAATACTGGTTTCGCGCGCTTGAGTTGCGGCAGATGCCGTTTCAACCATTTACGAGATTGAGGAAAATTTATGACAACACCTCGATAAAACTCTTCATCCCTCCTCGCATCCAGCCTTGATCCGATGCCCTCTGTACTACCATTGAAATCCACTCGGATGATTATTCTATGATGGAATAAAATTCGATTGGCACCTCCCTGCAGTTGCAAAGGCGCTAAACGAATGGTTACCACTCGTTGATCCCTGATAAAACCTGACTGATCAAAAGTGATGATCTGCTGGGGGAATAGTTGTGTTGACTGGTAGACTTCTGGTTGAGGATGATAATGATAATTTGCCGCTTGATCAATGAAAGGAATTGGCAACAATTTACCTTCGAATGCTTGGGTCTCCACCCCAATAATTTTGACAGTAACCTCTGCCTCCAAAGGGATGCCGACATTTACCACCCTGGTTGGAATTGCTGGGTAACCCGGATCCCCCGAAATGCTCCCATTGCTCAATCGAATACTTAAAAATATATCTTGATTGATTCGCAGCGTATCAATACGCTCAATTAAAGGAGACAGTTCGAGTGTAATGCCCTGATCTG
Proteins encoded:
- the rlmD gene encoding 23S rRNA (uracil(1939)-C(5))-methyltransferase RlmD, giving the protein MPELKRRAIVELNLESIAFGGQAVAHHDGYTIFVDRGLPGQRVEAQIVRSKKNFAEAKLLKILMHSPFEIPPPCRYFGVCGGCLFQNLDYQQQLAQKHCQVVDSLIHIGGFTNFDVLPTFPSPDLYYYRNKMEFSFARQRWLMETEIQSGHPIEKNFALGLHVPRYYDKVLDIDECLLLSEQSNKVLNAVKVYARESGIPAYCTSDHRGFWRFLVIRQSKRTGQMMVNLVTAENPNGTRLIEQLAQELSRAFPFITTMVHNINRKKAQIAFGDEEHILFGPGYIEEWLGDRRYRISANSFFQTNTRQAERMYQLIADWGQFEDHHIVYDLYSGGGGIAIFIASLVQRVIGIELVPQAIQDALINCQLNSVNNCDFIQGDLKDQLADPAKFMQVHGRPTTVIIDPPRSGMHPKLPEKVIQLQPNKIIYVSCNPASLARDLKAMVNDRNYQISKIQPIDMFPHTAHCEVVVLLERKSE
- the porU gene encoding type IX secretion system sortase PorU gives rise to the protein MINQFASNQIKQILIAAAMLLSFFSGATLSAMSDDVRILDASDQGITLELSPLIERIDTLRINQDIFLSIRLSNGSISGDPGYPAIPTRVVNVGIPLEAEVTVKIIGVETQAFEGKLLPIPFIDQAANYHYHPQPEVYQSTQLFPQQIITFDQSGFIRDQRVVTIRLAPLQLQGGANRILFHHRIIIRVDFNGSTEGIGSRLDARRDEEFYRGVVINFPQSRKWLKRHLPQLKRAKPVFPAENLYKITIKQDGLYKISGDDLAKQGVNISAIQPETIKIFNNGGRELPQSLKEWRPDSLIEHAIRVVDLNGNGKFDKDDYILFYGKAVNGWDRLDSKPSFYQHYINHYTTENIYWLNWGNRLGKRMAMKPSVALAGATPAPYFTGRFFNEDESVNYLKSGINWFGRQMLGQSAQQSYSVFLPDPATSENNVYFKIQLLGITPGNHSFSVTLNNQLLGNFSFYGSYTLRAFEAQATVPLAANGVNTLKITYNGSAAESQSYVDWFEIQYKRQFIARDNSLMFNQVGEAPQLYQISNFKNNQIEVYDITDPFNVQMIADAVIGSGTITFGDASTGLPRRDYFAATPEAWLQPTRIQPVTSANLRNSVEGADFIIITHDDFYDAVLPLKYHRETFDSLKTFVVRITDVYHEFSWGLFDPIAIRDFIKYAYDNWTPSPRYVLLCGDGDYDYKNIKSNLDRNWIPTYQTAELDENSNRTMDEFFVLVSGDDNHPDLAIGRFPVQSVEETQNVVEKILRYETLPYWQPDQEIPVEDWRNIVTMVADDEYHNSQSQNEVMHTRDAETIMEVTIPKSLNKEKIYLIEYPAIREPAFSGFRKPAATAALLDRLNKGTLIVNYVGHGAPTIWADERVLLDNRDVDLIQNDDKLPLWVAATCDFGRFDDPMERGTAEKLFVTKRRGGIAFMTSARLAYASDNTELNKRFYQQLFSNPYGPTERLGVALIRAKINNFSTINDQKYHLYGDPTMRLAKPILIGNIASMQPDTLKALSEIIIRGQATTGKPGAQKFSGKALLKIFDSQSIKIYQTPFGSQIPYIAPGRTIFRGIVNVNQGELAARFMVPKDISYGGTNGRISIYFANEQQHGAAYRENIPVGGTSALRDIEGPIIKIRVAGGLLSDGSYIPQDAILEIEIADSVSGVNIAGDIGHHITMVIDDRDDNEIILTDQFNYYEDNFKAGKIRYPLTSYKSNSYDSNNNLIQHVGLEPGEHKVRVKAWDNFNNSSVASIGFTVISNDQLKISNVYNYPNPFTTGTTFLFSLSHPSQCRIRIYTIAGRLIQTISDLSCDAGLNQVFWDGHDRDGDPLANGVYLYQIAATARTGERILKDEFVGKLVIAR